The following are from one region of the Angustibacter sp. Root456 genome:
- a CDS encoding 30S ribosomal protein bS22, translating to MGSVIKKRRKRMAKKKHRKLLRKTRHQRRNKK from the coding sequence ATGGGCTCGGTCATCAAGAAGCGCCGCAAGCGGATGGCGAAGAAGAAGCACCGCAAGCTGCTGCGCAAGACGCGCCACCAGCGTCGCAACAAGAAGTGA
- a CDS encoding NAD-dependent epimerase/dehydratase family protein, protein MGQVVLVTGVSRYLGGRFARVLTEHPGVDRVIGVDVVPPPHPIGGADFVRADIRNPIIAKVISQANVDTVAHLNVIATPLSAGGRVTMKEINVIGTMQLLAACQKAPSVQRLVVKSSGSVYGSSPRDPAMFTEEMGPKALPRTGFAKDSIEVEGYVRGFSRRRADVDVSVLRFANIIGPGISTVLTDYFTLPVVPTVLGFDGRLQFVHEDDAVGALVAATVTEGVGLVNVAGDGVVTVSQAARLAGHPTVPVPLPASGWLSQVVRRARLANLPPEHLQHMAFGRVLDTTRMREVLGFEPAFTTAEAFRAFVASGRGPEPSVLPAIQSALGAAERWTRAMGTTA, encoded by the coding sequence ATGGGGCAGGTGGTGCTCGTCACCGGCGTGTCCCGGTACCTGGGCGGTCGCTTCGCGCGCGTGCTCACCGAGCACCCCGGCGTCGACCGCGTCATCGGCGTCGACGTCGTGCCGCCGCCGCACCCGATCGGCGGCGCCGACTTCGTGCGCGCCGACATCCGCAACCCGATCATCGCCAAGGTCATCAGCCAGGCGAACGTCGACACCGTGGCGCACCTCAACGTCATCGCCACCCCGCTGTCAGCGGGGGGCCGGGTGACGATGAAGGAGATCAACGTCATCGGCACGATGCAGCTGCTCGCGGCCTGCCAGAAGGCGCCCAGCGTGCAGCGGCTGGTGGTCAAGAGCAGCGGGTCGGTCTACGGCTCGTCCCCGCGCGACCCGGCGATGTTCACCGAGGAGATGGGCCCCAAGGCGTTGCCCCGCACGGGATTCGCCAAGGACTCCATCGAGGTCGAGGGCTACGTGCGCGGCTTCTCCCGGCGTCGCGCCGACGTCGATGTTTCGGTGCTGCGGTTCGCCAACATCATCGGCCCGGGCATCTCGACGGTGCTCACCGACTACTTCACGCTGCCGGTCGTGCCGACCGTGCTGGGTTTCGACGGCCGGCTGCAGTTCGTGCACGAGGACGACGCCGTCGGTGCGCTCGTCGCGGCCACGGTCACCGAGGGCGTGGGGCTGGTCAACGTCGCCGGGGACGGGGTGGTGACGGTGAGCCAGGCGGCCCGCCTCGCCGGCCACCCGACGGTGCCGGTGCCGCTGCCTGCCAGCGGGTGGCTGAGCCAGGTGGTGCGCCGGGCTCGACTGGCGAACCTCCCGCCCGAGCACCTGCAGCACATGGCGTTCGGCCGGGTGCTCGACACCACGCGCATGCGCGAGGTGCTCGGGTTCGAGCCAGCGTTCACGACGGCAGAGGCGTTCCGGGCGTTCGTCGCCAGCGGCCGGGGCCCCGAGCCGAGCGTGCTGCCGGCGATCCAGTCCGCGTTGGGCGCGGCCGAGCGCTGGACCCGAGCGATGGGCACCACGGCGTGA
- a CDS encoding class F sortase, which yields MRHRAEGEGGQPPERPHGQGPALGRGHRGVAAVATTVLAAAAVVLLVAGFRSSGGPPQPAHRTETVAPATSSAAPSSTPSAPASSSGTAGGSVAPAADFGPVLDRSRPVRLRLPSLGVDVTPLVDLALDSRGQLAAPSRFDQVGWYADGPAPGELGPAVLAGHVDSKAGPAVFFKLGALKRGDAVLVTRADGLVARFVVDEVGRYPKARFPTERVYGTARHRAELRLITCGGAFNHRTGHYLDNIVVYAHLVGST from the coding sequence ATGCGGCACCGCGCCGAGGGTGAGGGTGGGCAGCCGCCTGAGCGGCCCCACGGCCAGGGGCCGGCCCTCGGCCGTGGCCACCGCGGCGTCGCCGCGGTGGCCACGACGGTGCTGGCCGCGGCCGCGGTCGTGCTCCTGGTGGCCGGCTTCAGGTCATCGGGTGGACCGCCGCAACCCGCCCACCGCACCGAGACCGTAGCGCCGGCGACGAGCAGTGCCGCGCCGTCGAGCACCCCGAGCGCGCCGGCGTCCTCGTCCGGTACCGCAGGGGGTTCCGTTGCCCCAGCCGCCGACTTCGGGCCGGTGCTCGACCGTTCGCGACCGGTGCGCCTTCGCCTCCCGTCGCTCGGCGTCGATGTCACTCCGCTGGTCGACCTGGCCCTCGACTCTCGCGGGCAGCTGGCTGCGCCGTCGCGGTTCGACCAGGTCGGTTGGTACGCCGATGGACCGGCGCCCGGCGAGCTGGGGCCCGCGGTGCTGGCCGGTCACGTGGACTCCAAGGCCGGCCCTGCGGTGTTCTTCAAGCTCGGTGCCCTGAAGCGCGGAGATGCCGTGCTCGTCACGCGAGCCGACGGCCTGGTCGCTCGGTTCGTCGTCGACGAGGTCGGCCGGTACCCCAAGGCGCGCTTTCCGACGGAGCGGGTCTACGGGACGGCGCGTCACCGAGCGGAGCTGCGACTGATCACGTGCGGCGGTGCGTTCAACCACCGCACGGGGCACTACCTCGACAACATCGTGGTCTACGCCCACCTCGTCGGATCGACGTGA
- a CDS encoding GNAT family N-acetyltransferase, which translates to MSELSVRVLGGDDWQTYQQVRLAALRDVPEAFASSYSEEKDYDEAFWRLRIERSARLVALVDDEPVATVSVGQASEPDVGELFGLWVRADYRGRGVAWQLTQAAAQHAKDAGRRALKLWVSTDNGRAVAFFSSAGFRPADERRPMTNDARTEELAMVLPVGDDPGWVPTTQL; encoded by the coding sequence ATGAGTGAGCTCAGCGTGCGCGTCCTCGGTGGCGACGACTGGCAGACGTACCAGCAGGTGCGCCTGGCCGCCCTGCGCGACGTCCCGGAGGCCTTCGCCTCCTCCTACTCGGAGGAGAAGGACTACGACGAGGCGTTCTGGCGGCTGCGGATCGAGCGCTCGGCGCGCCTCGTCGCGCTGGTCGACGACGAACCGGTGGCCACCGTGTCGGTGGGGCAGGCGAGCGAGCCGGACGTCGGCGAGCTCTTCGGGCTGTGGGTGCGGGCCGACTACCGCGGGCGCGGCGTCGCCTGGCAGCTGACGCAGGCGGCGGCGCAGCACGCCAAGGACGCCGGCCGGCGGGCCCTCAAGCTGTGGGTGTCGACCGACAACGGGCGCGCCGTGGCGTTCTTCAGCAGCGCCGGGTTCCGGCCGGCCGACGAGCGGCGTCCGATGACCAACGACGCGCGCACCGAGGAGCTGGCGATGGTGCTCCCCGTGGGCGACGACCCCGGCTGGGTGCCCACCACCCAGCTCTGA
- a CDS encoding acetoin utilization protein AcuC: MATQARVIWDESFTRYDFGPSHPMAPLRLDLTARLARALGLFDDPRRVEVVGAEPADDALLETVHDAAYVAAVKAASVDPSSADLERGLGTEDDPAFVGMHEASARIVQGSADLASAIWRGEIEHGVNFCGGLHHAMPDRASGFCVYNDAAVAIRRLLDEGAERVAYVDVDVHHGDGVERVFWDDPRVLTISVHESGRVLFPGTGFPEDMGGPHAEGEAVNVSLPPGTSDAGWLRAVHAVVPQLVRHVSPDVLVTQHGCDSHFLDPLAHLAVSVDAHRAVQRSMHDLAHEVCDGRWLALGGGGYEIVDVVPRSWSHLVAIAAHLPIPTSTPVPQDWLDHVLTLLGRPGPAHMGDGRDPWWRSWEVGYDPEDAVDRAIMATRSKVFPVHGLDPWFD; the protein is encoded by the coding sequence ATGGCGACGCAGGCCCGCGTGATCTGGGACGAGAGCTTCACGCGGTACGACTTCGGCCCGTCGCACCCCATGGCGCCGCTGCGGCTGGACCTCACGGCTCGGCTGGCCCGGGCGCTCGGCCTCTTCGACGACCCCCGTCGGGTCGAGGTGGTCGGCGCCGAGCCGGCGGACGACGCCCTGCTCGAGACCGTGCACGACGCGGCCTACGTGGCGGCGGTGAAGGCGGCGTCGGTCGACCCGTCGTCCGCAGATCTCGAGCGCGGCCTCGGCACCGAGGACGACCCGGCGTTCGTGGGCATGCACGAGGCCAGCGCGCGCATCGTGCAGGGCAGCGCCGACCTCGCCTCCGCGATCTGGCGCGGTGAGATCGAGCACGGCGTGAACTTCTGCGGTGGGCTGCACCACGCGATGCCTGACCGGGCGAGCGGGTTCTGCGTCTACAACGACGCCGCGGTCGCGATCCGGCGGCTGCTCGACGAGGGCGCCGAGCGCGTCGCCTACGTGGACGTCGACGTGCACCACGGTGACGGCGTCGAGCGGGTCTTCTGGGACGACCCCCGAGTGCTCACCATCTCGGTGCACGAGAGCGGCCGCGTGCTCTTCCCGGGCACCGGGTTCCCGGAGGACATGGGCGGCCCGCACGCCGAGGGTGAGGCCGTGAACGTCTCGCTCCCGCCGGGCACGTCGGACGCCGGGTGGTTGCGCGCCGTGCACGCCGTCGTCCCGCAGCTGGTGCGGCACGTGAGCCCGGACGTGCTGGTCACCCAGCACGGCTGCGACAGCCACTTCCTCGACCCGCTCGCGCACCTGGCGGTGTCGGTGGACGCCCACCGCGCCGTGCAGCGCTCCATGCACGACCTGGCGCACGAGGTGTGCGACGGCCGTTGGCTGGCGCTCGGCGGGGGCGGCTACGAGATCGTCGACGTCGTGCCGCGGTCGTGGAGCCACCTCGTGGCGATCGCGGCCCACCTGCCGATCCCGACCTCGACGCCGGTGCCGCAGGACTGGCTCGATCACGTGCTCACGCTGCTGGGCCGCCCCGGCCCGGCGCACATGGGTGACGGGCGCGACCCGTGGTGGCGCTCGTGGGAGGTCGGCTACGACCCCGAGGACGCGGTCGACCGGGCGATCATGGCGACGCGCTCGAAGGTCTTCCCGGTGCACGGTCTCGACCCCTGGTTCGACTGA
- a CDS encoding helix-turn-helix domain-containing protein translates to MPKDNKLAEVRFLTVAEVASIMRVSKMTVYRLVHAGELPAVRVGRSFRVPEQAVDDYLRGSYIETA, encoded by the coding sequence ATGCCGAAGGACAACAAGCTCGCCGAGGTGCGGTTCCTGACCGTCGCCGAGGTCGCGTCGATCATGCGGGTGTCGAAGATGACCGTGTACCGGCTCGTGCACGCGGGCGAGCTGCCGGCCGTGCGGGTCGGTCGCTCCTTCCGGGTGCCGGAGCAGGCGGTCGACGACTACCTGCGCGGCTCGTACATCGAGACCGCCTGA
- a CDS encoding CHRD domain-containing protein codes for MRTRARVAGAALGAAALLPVIGVAAAQAADGGSTMATLRPVALNGVKGGGTAMVQVHGTTIDVTMAASGLLADSPHAAHIHFGADARHECPVASDDKDGNGTLNTTEGGPAYGPIVVSLTKTGDTSPKSGLAVDRFDTAPGGKISYERGSITVSPAVAKAIAAGQSVVVIHGVDHNDDGKYDGAAKSDLDPSLPTEATDPALCGALRAMPAGAVETGAGGAAGGVDEGLLLAGGALMLLALGSGSYLVRRERSRV; via the coding sequence ATGCGAACCAGAGCTCGAGTGGCCGGGGCGGCGCTTGGCGCGGCAGCGTTGTTGCCGGTGATCGGTGTGGCCGCGGCCCAGGCCGCGGATGGCGGCAGCACGATGGCCACGTTGCGCCCGGTGGCACTGAACGGCGTCAAGGGCGGTGGCACCGCGATGGTGCAGGTCCACGGCACCACCATCGACGTCACGATGGCGGCCTCCGGCCTGCTGGCGGACAGCCCGCACGCGGCCCACATCCACTTCGGGGCCGACGCGCGGCACGAGTGCCCCGTGGCCAGCGACGACAAGGACGGCAACGGCACGCTGAACACCACCGAGGGCGGCCCGGCGTACGGGCCGATCGTGGTGTCGTTGACCAAGACGGGCGACACCTCGCCCAAGAGCGGCCTGGCGGTGGACCGGTTCGACACGGCTCCGGGCGGCAAGATCTCCTACGAGCGCGGAAGCATCACGGTCTCCCCGGCCGTCGCGAAGGCCATCGCGGCCGGTCAGTCCGTGGTGGTCATCCACGGTGTCGACCACAACGACGACGGCAAGTACGACGGTGCGGCCAAGAGCGACCTCGACCCCAGCCTGCCCACTGAGGCGACCGACCCGGCGCTCTGCGGTGCGCTGCGGGCCATGCCCGCCGGAGCGGTCGAGACCGGCGCTGGCGGCGCTGCCGGCGGGGTGGACGAGGGGCTGCTGCTCGCCGGTGGTGCCCTGATGCTGCTGGCGCTCGGTTCCGGTAGCTACCTGGTCCGTCGAGAGCGGTCGCGAGTCTGA
- a CDS encoding TrkH family potassium uptake protein, whose translation MRERLDGAARRSPARLALAVFALVIAAVTGLLSLPVATASGQRAPFADALFTAASAVCVTGLTTVDTATYWSGTGQVIIMVAIKVGGLGIITLASLLGLAVSRRLGLRQRIIAASETKALRLGEVGSLLRAIVISSTALEVSIAVVLLPSFLASGEGVGSAAYHSLFYGISAFNNAGFVVHDGGISGWVGNPFVLGPLAIGVFVGSLGFPVLLSVAKGLRRVDGVRHGRRRWNLHTRLTLATTLIVLALSIVAFAAFEWTNPRTLGGMGLGDRLLNAVFAGVMPRSGGFSTLDVGDMHQSTWALQDLLMFIGGGSASTAGGIKVTTLAVLVLATIAEARGDRDVEAFGRRIPPASLRLAVTVLLAGATLVVVATMALLAITGESLDVVLYEAVSAFGTCGLSTGYTQHLPDAGKYVLTALMFAGRTGTMTLAAALALRDRRRVVRLPEERPVVG comes from the coding sequence ATGCGCGAGCGGCTCGACGGAGCGGCCCGCCGCTCGCCGGCTCGCCTGGCCCTCGCCGTCTTCGCGCTCGTCATCGCCGCCGTCACCGGGTTGCTGTCACTGCCGGTGGCCACGGCGAGCGGCCAGCGCGCGCCGTTCGCCGACGCGCTGTTCACCGCGGCGTCGGCCGTGTGCGTCACGGGGCTCACCACCGTCGACACCGCCACCTACTGGTCAGGCACCGGCCAGGTGATCATCATGGTGGCGATCAAGGTCGGCGGCCTCGGGATCATCACGCTGGCCTCGCTGCTCGGCCTGGCCGTCTCGCGCCGGCTCGGGCTGCGCCAGCGGATCATCGCCGCCAGCGAGACCAAGGCGCTGCGGCTCGGCGAGGTGGGCAGCCTGCTGCGGGCCATCGTGATCAGCTCGACGGCGCTCGAGGTGAGCATCGCCGTGGTGCTGCTGCCGAGCTTCCTGGCCTCCGGCGAGGGAGTCGGCAGCGCCGCCTACCACTCGCTCTTCTACGGCATCAGCGCCTTCAACAACGCCGGGTTCGTCGTGCACGACGGCGGCATCTCGGGGTGGGTCGGCAACCCGTTCGTGCTGGGCCCCCTGGCGATCGGCGTCTTCGTCGGCAGCCTCGGCTTCCCGGTGCTCCTCAGCGTCGCCAAGGGCCTGCGCCGCGTCGACGGCGTGCGCCACGGCCGGCGCCGCTGGAACCTGCACACCCGGCTGACCCTGGCGACCACGCTCATCGTGCTGGCGCTGTCGATCGTGGCGTTCGCCGCCTTCGAGTGGACCAACCCGCGCACGCTCGGCGGCATGGGGCTCGGCGACCGGCTGCTCAACGCGGTGTTCGCGGGTGTCATGCCGCGCTCAGGCGGCTTCTCGACCCTCGACGTCGGTGACATGCACCAGTCGACGTGGGCCCTGCAGGACCTGCTGATGTTCATCGGCGGCGGCAGCGCCTCGACCGCCGGCGGCATCAAGGTGACCACCCTGGCCGTGCTGGTGCTGGCGACGATCGCCGAGGCGCGCGGCGACCGCGACGTCGAGGCCTTCGGACGCCGGATCCCGCCCGCGAGCCTGCGCCTCGCGGTCACCGTGCTGCTCGCCGGGGCCACCCTGGTGGTCGTGGCCACCATGGCCCTGCTCGCGATCACCGGTGAGAGCCTCGACGTGGTGCTGTACGAGGCCGTGTCGGCGTTCGGGACGTGCGGGCTGTCGACCGGCTACACCCAGCACCTGCCAGACGCCGGCAAGTACGTCCTCACGGCACTGATGTTCGCCGGTCGCACCGGCACCATGACCCTGGCCGCCGCGCTCGCCCTGCGCGACCGGCGCCGCGTCGTCCGCCTCCCCGAAGAAAGGCCCGTCGTTGGCTAG
- a CDS encoding TrkA family potassium uptake protein, with the protein MASTPPSGHAVLVIGLGRFGSSIAQSLDRLGHEVLAVDHDPALVQEWSGRLTHVVEADSTSEEALRQIGAPEFPVAVVGIGTSIEASVLTTATLVDLGIKQIWTKAITAAHGKILERIGATKVVYPERDAGARVAHLVAGKLMDFIEFDDGFAIVKMAPPRETRGFTLAESQIRAKYGVTVVGVKSPGRDFTYAVPSTKISQHDLLIVSGQTELIERFAARP; encoded by the coding sequence TTGGCTAGCACCCCGCCGTCCGGACACGCCGTCCTCGTCATCGGGCTGGGCCGTTTCGGCAGCTCGATCGCCCAGTCGCTCGATCGCCTGGGACACGAGGTGCTGGCGGTCGACCACGACCCCGCGCTCGTGCAGGAGTGGTCGGGGCGCCTCACCCACGTCGTCGAGGCCGACTCGACGTCGGAGGAGGCGCTGCGCCAGATCGGCGCACCCGAGTTCCCGGTCGCCGTCGTCGGCATCGGCACGTCGATCGAGGCGAGCGTGCTCACCACCGCCACGCTCGTCGACCTCGGCATCAAGCAGATCTGGACCAAGGCGATCACCGCGGCACACGGCAAGATCCTCGAACGCATCGGCGCCACCAAGGTGGTCTACCCCGAGCGCGACGCGGGCGCCCGGGTGGCGCACCTGGTGGCGGGCAAGCTGATGGACTTCATCGAGTTCGACGACGGCTTCGCGATCGTCAAGATGGCGCCCCCGCGCGAGACGCGCGGGTTCACGCTGGCCGAGTCGCAGATCCGCGCCAAGTACGGCGTCACGGTCGTCGGCGTGAAGTCGCCCGGGCGCGACTTCACCTACGCCGTACCGAGCACCAAGATCAGCCAGCACGACCTGCTCATCGTGAGCGGGCAGACCGAGCTCATCGAGCGCTTCGCCGCCCGCCCCTGA
- a CDS encoding M36 family metallopeptidase, translated as MSATRPRPRSAARAARPSRPSRPSGPARRALAVGGLLSAVALVAAGLPAGAAAVEASPHLPLLDGATDNLDAVLDVRDVTRAVRPTTAQRDAAAALVAASGDGARLTWDRRFGTPRSLRRDGGYLTSPRTGEAADVARAWLTEHADAFRLTDADIAALTVARDHALPGTGTHVVTFVQTFDGKPAVRGGRMTVAVTKAGEIASYAGDPVGHGDLTGSYALSAGEALTKVSGALAPGVLSAVKQLGTRAGYTVFDRGAFAGPSYVKQVAFPTKDGARAAYRVQFVKALDEAWDVVVDASSGAVLYRASLAAHDASGTVYENYPGAPSGGQPVSRSFGPTAQSPKGWVDPTGVVGTGVTTIGNNASTYANYSNFLVPADQAPRPVAPTGQFDYVYKNRWAATKGSALPPSYVEDLNSAATNLFYQHNRIHDELYGFGFTESAGNFQVTDGAGTGGQGGDPILGLVHAGAASGGAPTYTGRDNAYMLTLDDGIPPWSGMFLWEPIDDAFEGPFSDGNFDASVVEHEYVHGLSNRYVAGGSALGSQQAGSMGEGWGDWYGLNHLFTAGLTTKAVVGQYVTGNAARGIRNYDYDQNPTGFGDIGYDVTGPEVHADGEIWTTMLWNLRKRLVAKYGAAKGAEVAARLVTDAMPLTAPDPSFLDARDGILAADVDRYHGDDTDLIWSVFASRGAGASAVTQTGDDTDPVPAFDHPAAVRNGTLSLKVVNATTGAAVSGAKVIIGRYEARVTPAARTSSTGGAALRMVAGSYPVLVQAPGFGVQSFTLAVSAGKTTAKTLRLAPNLLSTASGAKVVSTSSQDDGLPGTFAFDDTAASVWRTATSSTPYNAGPDQRVTVKLAKPATIDRIQVSAFPNVGGGRFATLKDFTVQVSDDGVLWRTVRTGAFGYQAPRPTAPDLNYRTFTLSSPVKAAYVRFFADSVQGDTSTAAQVAEIQAFGSSGALTPTAPAPDAPFTDSGTIVTGNPAAGDPTGLQNVFGVTGAEFTTTCALPVSSQGADGWVSKLPAGFGDGQHTVSVTGGESTPAGHDLDLYFLGSDCSLKGSAATAAADESTVVPGGTAYVLTQLYTGANVPFTLTARDAG; from the coding sequence ATGTCCGCCACCCGTCCTCGACCCCGCTCGGCCGCCCGAGCGGCTCGTCCCTCCCGTCCCTCCCGTCCGTCCGGCCCCGCTCGTCGCGCCCTGGCCGTCGGGGGACTGCTGAGCGCCGTCGCGCTGGTGGCGGCTGGCCTGCCTGCGGGGGCGGCCGCCGTCGAGGCCAGTCCTCACCTGCCCCTGCTGGACGGCGCCACCGACAATCTCGACGCCGTGCTCGACGTGCGTGACGTCACGCGGGCCGTGCGACCCACCACCGCGCAGCGTGACGCCGCCGCCGCCCTCGTGGCCGCCTCTGGCGACGGCGCGCGGCTCACCTGGGACCGCCGTTTCGGCACGCCCCGCTCCCTGCGGCGCGACGGTGGCTACCTCACCAGCCCCCGCACCGGCGAGGCCGCCGACGTGGCGAGGGCCTGGCTGACCGAGCACGCCGACGCGTTCCGCCTCACCGACGCCGACATCGCCGCGCTGACCGTCGCGCGCGACCACGCCCTGCCCGGCACCGGCACGCACGTCGTGACGTTCGTGCAGACCTTCGACGGCAAGCCCGCAGTGCGCGGCGGCCGGATGACCGTGGCCGTGACGAAGGCCGGCGAGATCGCGTCGTACGCCGGCGACCCCGTCGGTCACGGTGACCTCACGGGGTCGTACGCGCTGAGCGCCGGCGAGGCACTCACCAAGGTGTCGGGGGCGCTGGCCCCCGGCGTCCTGTCGGCGGTCAAGCAGCTCGGCACGCGCGCGGGCTACACCGTCTTCGACCGCGGGGCGTTCGCCGGCCCGTCGTACGTCAAGCAGGTGGCCTTCCCCACCAAGGACGGCGCCCGCGCCGCCTACCGCGTGCAGTTCGTGAAGGCGCTCGACGAGGCCTGGGACGTGGTGGTCGACGCCTCCAGCGGTGCGGTGCTGTACCGCGCGTCCCTGGCCGCGCACGACGCGTCCGGAACCGTCTACGAGAACTACCCGGGAGCGCCCAGCGGAGGCCAGCCGGTGAGCCGGTCGTTCGGGCCGACGGCGCAGTCCCCCAAGGGCTGGGTCGACCCTACCGGCGTCGTCGGCACCGGCGTCACGACCATCGGCAACAACGCCAGCACCTACGCCAACTACTCCAACTTCCTGGTGCCGGCCGACCAGGCGCCGCGCCCGGTCGCACCCACCGGGCAGTTCGACTACGTGTACAAGAACCGTTGGGCCGCAACGAAGGGCAGCGCGCTGCCGCCGTCGTACGTCGAGGACCTGAACTCCGCGGCGACCAACCTCTTCTACCAGCACAACCGGATCCACGACGAGCTGTACGGCTTCGGCTTCACCGAGAGCGCCGGCAACTTCCAGGTCACGGACGGCGCCGGCACCGGAGGCCAGGGCGGCGACCCGATCCTCGGCCTGGTGCACGCTGGTGCGGCCAGCGGTGGCGCACCGACGTACACCGGACGCGACAACGCCTACATGCTCACGCTCGACGACGGCATCCCACCGTGGAGCGGCATGTTCTTGTGGGAGCCGATCGACGACGCCTTCGAGGGCCCGTTCAGCGACGGCAACTTCGACGCCAGCGTCGTCGAGCACGAGTACGTGCACGGCCTGTCGAACCGGTACGTCGCCGGGGGCAGCGCCCTGGGCTCGCAGCAGGCGGGCTCGATGGGCGAGGGCTGGGGCGACTGGTACGGCCTCAACCACCTGTTCACCGCCGGCCTGACCACCAAGGCAGTGGTGGGCCAGTACGTCACCGGCAACGCCGCCCGCGGCATCCGCAACTACGACTACGACCAGAACCCCACGGGCTTCGGTGACATCGGCTACGACGTCACCGGCCCGGAGGTGCACGCCGACGGCGAGATCTGGACCACCATGCTGTGGAACCTGCGCAAGCGCCTGGTCGCCAAGTACGGCGCCGCCAAGGGCGCGGAGGTCGCCGCCCGGCTGGTCACCGACGCCATGCCGCTCACCGCACCCGACCCGTCGTTCCTCGACGCGCGCGACGGCATCCTCGCCGCGGACGTCGACCGCTACCACGGCGACGACACCGACCTCATCTGGAGCGTCTTCGCCTCCCGCGGCGCCGGCGCCTCCGCCGTCACGCAGACCGGCGACGACACCGACCCGGTGCCGGCCTTCGACCACCCGGCCGCGGTGCGCAACGGCACGCTGTCGCTGAAGGTGGTGAACGCGACCACCGGCGCGGCCGTGAGCGGAGCCAAGGTGATCATCGGGCGCTACGAGGCGCGGGTCACCCCTGCCGCCCGCACCAGCAGCACCGGGGGCGCCGCGCTGCGCATGGTGGCCGGCAGCTACCCCGTGCTGGTGCAGGCGCCCGGCTTCGGCGTCCAGTCGTTCACGCTCGCGGTGAGCGCGGGGAAGACGACCGCGAAGACCCTGCGCCTGGCCCCGAACCTGCTGTCGACGGCATCGGGCGCGAAGGTCGTGTCGACGTCCAGCCAGGACGACGGCCTGCCCGGCACGTTCGCCTTCGACGACACCGCCGCGAGCGTCTGGCGCACGGCGACGTCCAGCACGCCGTACAACGCCGGGCCCGACCAGCGCGTCACCGTGAAGCTGGCGAAGCCGGCGACGATCGACCGGATCCAGGTGAGCGCCTTCCCGAACGTCGGCGGTGGCAGGTTCGCGACGCTGAAGGACTTCACCGTCCAGGTCTCGGACGACGGCGTCCTGTGGCGCACCGTGCGCACGGGGGCCTTCGGCTACCAGGCTCCCCGGCCGACGGCGCCCGACCTCAACTACCGCACGTTCACGCTGTCGAGCCCGGTGAAGGCCGCGTACGTGAGGTTCTTCGCCGACAGCGTGCAGGGCGACACCTCGACCGCCGCGCAGGTGGCCGAGATCCAGGCCTTCGGCTCCTCCGGCGCGCTGACCCCGACCGCGCCGGCACCTGATGCGCCGTTCACCGACAGCGGCACGATCGTCACCGGCAACCCCGCCGCGGGCGACCCGACCGGCCTGCAGAACGTCTTCGGCGTCACCGGCGCGGAGTTCACCACCACCTGCGCGCTGCCGGTCAGCAGCCAGGGCGCCGACGGGTGGGTGAGCAAGCTGCCCGCGGGCTTCGGTGACGGGCAGCACACGGTGAGCGTCACGGGCGGCGAGTCGACGCCCGCGGGCCACGACCTCGACCTGTACTTCCTGGGGTCGGACTGCTCGCTCAAGGGCAGTGCGGCCACGGCTGCGGCCGACGAGTCCACCGTGGTGCCGGGCGGCACGGCGTACGTGCTGACCCAGCTCTACACCGGCGCGAACGTGCCCTTCACGCTCACCGCGCGCGACGCGGGCTGA